In the Euphorbia lathyris chromosome 5, ddEupLath1.1, whole genome shotgun sequence genome, one interval contains:
- the LOC136230321 gene encoding protein ASYMMETRIC LEAVES 2, with amino-acid sequence MASSSNSPCAACKFLRRKCQPECVFAPYFPPDQPQKFANVHKVFGASNVTKLLNELHPSQREDAVNSLAYEADMRLRDPVYGCVGVISLLQHQLRQLQMDLSCAKSELSKYQNLGITGHAGLFAAAAAAATATNHHHPQNLGINLIGGSGGGGGGGRDHHFHHQFFPRDQQQMMRNFEAANNYDTSLLAMNVSASIGQLSQFQQPRAAGGDDRRTIDPS; translated from the exons ATGGCATCTTCGTCGAATTCGCCATGTGCAGCCTGTAAGTTTTTGCGGAGGAAATGTCAGCCGGAATGTGTATTTGCACCGTATTTTCCACCGGACCAGCCGCAGAAATTCGCCAACGTTCATAAAGTATTCGGAGCAAGCAATGTAACGAAATTGCTAAACGAATTGCATCCGTCTCAGCGCGAAGATGCGGTGAATTCGCTGGCATACGAGGCGGATATGCGTCTCCGGGATCCGGTTTACGGGTGCGTCGGGGTCATTTCTCTCCTCCAACATCAACTCCGGCAACTCCAGATGGATCTCAGCTGCGCTAAATCCGAACTCTCGAAATATCAAAACCTAG GTATTACGGGTCATGCTGGTTTATTTGCTGCGGCTGCTGCTGCAGCCACGGCTACTAACCACCATCATCCACAGAATCTCGGGATTAACCTGATCGGAGGTAgcggtggtggtggtggcggcGGACGAGACCACCACTTCCACCACCAGTTTTTTCCGAGGGATCAACAGCAAATGATGAGGAACTTTGAAGCAGCGAATAACTATGACACAAGTTTGCTTGCTATGAATGTGTCTGCAAGTATTGGACAACTCAGTCAGTTTCAGCAACCACGGGCTGCCGGAGGAGATGACCGGCGCACCATTGATCCGTCTTAG